From the genome of Brachyhypopomus gauderio isolate BG-103 chromosome 20, BGAUD_0.2, whole genome shotgun sequence, one region includes:
- the rims1b gene encoding regulating synaptic membrane exocytosis 1b isoform X16: protein MSASVGPQGGPRPPTAPASMPDIPDLSHLTEEERTIIMAVMARQKEEEEKEQAMLKTLHQQFESYKKQVERIGVETKQPQTSHKDDAPTCGICHKTKFADGCGHLCSYCQTKFCARCGGRVALRSNNCLIGKDRVMWVCNLCRKQQEILIKSGEWFSSGPRPRPLSLGAPATRPEADVERKPRPRSQIPVVTNFSAPNDPQAPSSGPAERVRAAGTMPASRARSEPPREKRRPVSLHEQNGKVVIRGDRRLGPGRQPSQAAEDQAPGGRWDARRLEKGHSHEYIHHKNDPAHSDQRRRQEEEERERQRREEEYQTRYRSDPNLARYPVKPQKEEQEMRMHAKVSKMRQERHHSDLAINEVGLAQDGGDAPGNRLGRRSAAGEDGKTLLENHRAYSIDRTVGGSGSGGHGHLHKPRMGPTGPPDLRDGQDWSSKGHLEPKSVTLLHKTKREKAAESFRKDSSLSSDQSECLRPPPPRAYRPKRGLNKRQMSISSSEEEGGSTPEYTSCEDVEIESMSEKGEWDCHPLDPTVWHHPVTWQPSKEGDHLIGRITLSKRSAMPQEAGSLLGLKVVGGKMTETGRLGAFITKVKKGSLADVVGHLRAGDEVLQWNGKALPGATKKEVYNIILESQSAPQVEIVVSRPIGDTPRIPEKSHPPLESTGSSSIDESQKMDRPSISVMSPTSPGILRDLPQVLPGQLSVKLWYDKVGHQLIVNVLQAIDLPTRPDGRPRNAYVKMYFLPDRSDKSKRRTKTVKKSTEPKWNQTFLYSHVHRRDFRERMLEITVWDQPRAQEEESDFLGEILIELETALLDDQAHWYKLQSHDVSSLPLPQPSPCLPRRHVHGDSPSKKLQRSHRIIETDYDDAITIVSQAAERSSRERERSSTLAVPERQAALQHRSRSVSPHREDQCRARSRPAHVPMQRSLDEIHQKQHLSHSPTPYYSSSQEARSGDSDYDYSEESEVLEVHRSIRGGSAECLHTNRTLGRHSNTLPPKMPLLVNGIHKDIYSDLQPTLDRVRSASTTCLRPDTSFHSSERRSGSLDRPACPKANKKVVARDRIQPTSILRGSRWRTDALLQPFVPSGPAGSCPSSLRSLDRAHLHGGPFSPTGSPLSVRRGRQLPQLPAKSSSVEQALAVEERTRQFSHIRVSPHRPGTVSSAHDQQMELKNKREMYKRSCDNMSARSSDSDMSDVSAISRASSASRLSSGSYMSVQSERPHGHVRTLIACLRSCLRSCLRCVGPVSSPDPLQPNAPHLSPRGHGEERPAHCLPFPAAGAPVPGEESVACGKGAGGCEESVFRQSGSILTPSESTGTRLLLHRSRGLQRALHCCCLKENEYRC, encoded by the exons AGTTCGAGAGCTATAAGAAGCAGGTGGAGCGGATTGGGGTGGAGACCAAACAGCCCCAGACCTCCCACAAGGACGATGCCCCCACCTGCGGGATCTGCCACAAGACCAAGTTCGCCGACGGCTGCGGGCACCTCTGCTCCTACTGCCAGACCAAGTTCTGCGCCCGCTGCGGGGGACGGGTGGCTCTGCGCTCCAACAAC TGTCTCATAGGGAAGGACAGG GTGATGTGGGTATGCAACCTGTGCAGAAAGCAGCAGGAGATCCTCATTAAGTCGGGGGAATGGTTCTCATCAGGCCCCAGACCCAGGCCACTCAGCCTGGGCGCCCCTGCCACCCGTCCTGAGGCCGACGTGGAGAGGAAGCCACGTCCTAGGTCACAGATCCCTGTCGTCACCAACTTCTCTGCTCCCAACGACCCCCAGGCACCCAGCAGTGGGCCTGCTGAACGGGTCAGGGCAGCGGGCACCATGCCGGCCTCACGAGCCCGCAGTGAACCTCCACGAGAGAA GAGGAGGCCAGTGTCTCTACATGAACAGAATGGCAAGGTTGTCATCCGAGGTGACAGAAGGTTGGGGCCAGGCAGGCAACCTTCTCAGGCTGCAGAAGACCAAGCGCCAGGGGGGAGATGGGATGCCAGACGTCTTGAGAAAGGCCATTCACACGAGTACATCCACCATAAGAATGACCCAGCCCACTCCGACCAGAGGAGGaggcaggaggaagaggagcgggaGCGCCAGCGGCGGGAGGAAGAGTACCAGACGCGCTACCGCAGCGACCCGAACTTGGCGCGCTACCCCGTCAAGCCTCAAAAGGAGGAACAAGAGATGCGCATGCACGCCAAAGTTTCTAAAATGAGGCAGGAGCGTCACCACAGCGACCTGGCCATCAACGAGGTGGGCCTAGCTCAAGATGGAGGCGACGCTCCAGGGAACAGACTGGGTAGGAGATCAGCAGCTGGTGAAGACGGCAAGACACTTTTAGAAAACCACCGGGCTTACTCTATAGACAGGACCGTGGGGGGCAGTGGCAGTGGGGGACATGGACACCTTCACAAGCCTCGCATGGGCCCCACAGGCCCTCCAGACCTCAGGGACGGACAGGACTGGAGCTCCAAGGGCCACCTGGAGCCCAAGTCAGTGACTTTACTGCACAAGACCAAGCGGGAGAAGGCGGCCGAGAGCTTCCGGAAGGACTCCTCCCTCAGCTCTGACCAGTCAGAGTGTCTACGACCCCCTCCTCCGAGGGCTTACAGGCCCAAGCGAGGTCTCAACAAGAGGCAGATGTCCATTAGCAGCTCAGAGGAGGAGGGCGGCTCTACACCCGAGTACACCAGCtgtgaagatgttgagattgaAAGCATGAGCGAGAAAG GTGAATGGGACTGCCATCCTCTGGACCCCACTGTGTGGCAT CATCCAGTCACCTGGCAGCCATCCAAAGAGGGTGATCACCTGATCGGCCGCATCACCCTGAGCAAGCGCTCGGCTATGCCCCAAGAAGCAGGCTCCCTGCTGGGATTAAAG GTGGTTGGCGGGAAAatgacagagacagggagactggGAGCTTTCATCACCAAAGTGAAGAAAGGAAGCCTAGCAGACGTTGTTGGCCACTTACGAGCAG GTGATGAGGTGCTGCAGTGGAATGGGAAGGCATTGCCTGGAGCCACCAAGAAAGAAGTGTACAACATCATTTTAGAGTCACAGTCTGCGCCTCAAGTTGAAATCGTTGTTTCAAGACCAATTGG AGACACACCAAGAATTCCTGAGAAGTCACATCCTCCTCTCGAATCTA CTGGATCCAGTTCTATAGATGAGTCTCAGAAGATGGACCGTCCTTCCATCTCTGTAATGTCCCCAACGAGTCCCGGAATATTGCGAGACCTTCCTCAGGTCCTACCTGGTCAACTTTCT GTGAAATTGTGGTATGACAAGGTTGGCCATCAGCTTATTGTCAACGTCTTACAAGCCATAGACCTGCCCACCCGCCCAGACGGCCGACCACGGAACGCTTACGTTAAAATGTACTTCCTTCCTGACAGGAG TGACAAGAGCAAACGGAGGACTAAGACAGTGAAGAAGAGCACGGAACCCAAGTGGAACCAGACGTTCCTGTACTCACACGTCCACCGCCGGGACTTCAGAGAGCGCATGCTGGAGATCACCGTCTGGGACCAGCCCCGGGCACAAGAGGAGGAAAGTGACTTCcttggagag ATCCTGATCGAGCTGGAGACGGCCCTGCTGGACGACCAGGCACACTGGTACAAGCTGCAGTCCCACGACGTCTCCTCGCTGCCCCTGCCTCAGCCGTCCCCCTGTCTGCCCCGCAGACATGTGCACGGAGACAGCCCCAGCAAGAAGCTCCAGA GATCTCACCGCATCATTGAGACTGATTATGATGATGCAATTACGATAGTCTCCCAAG CGGCAGAGCGGAGctccagggagagggagaggagcagCACCCTGGCGGTGCCTGAGAGGCAGGCGGCTCTACAGCACCGCTCACGTTCCGTCTCACCACACCGGGAGGACCAGTGCAGAGCCCGCTCACGCCCGGCACACGTGCCCATGCAGAG GAGTCTGGATGAAATTCACCAGAAGCAGCACTTGTCCCACTCCCCCACACCCTACTACAGCTCCTCACAGGAAGCACGTTCTGGAGACTCGGACTACGACTACTCTGAGGAGAG TGAGGTTCTGGAGGTGCACAGGTCAATCCGGGGTGGGAGTGCTGAGTGCCTGCACACaaacag GACCCTAGGTAGGCACTCTAATACCTTACCCCCAAAGATGCCCTTGTTAGTGAACGGCATTCACAAAGACATATACAG TGATCTTCAGCCAACATTGGACCGAGTCAGGAGTGCCAGTACCACCTGCTTGAGGCCAGACACCAGTTTCCACTCTTCTGAAAG GAGGTCAGGCAGTTTGGACAGGCCTGCCTGTCCAAAAGCGAATAAGAAAGTTGTGGCCCGTGACAG GATCCAGCCCACCTCCATCCTGCGGGGCAGCAGGTGGAGGACAGATGCGCTACTCCAACCCTTTGTTCCCAGTGGCCCGGCGGGCTCCTGCCCCAGCTCCCTGCGCTCTCTGGACAG GGCACATCTGCACGGTGGCCCTTTCTCTCCCACGGGGTCTCCCTTGTCTGTACGCAGGGGCAGACAGTTACCCCAGCTCCCTGCGAAGAGCAGCAGTGTAGAGCAAG cTCTAGCTGTAGAGGAGCGGACTCGTCAGTTCAGTCATATCCGAGTCTCCCCTCATCGTCCGGGCACCGTCAGCTCGGCCCACGACCAACAGATGGAGCTGAAGAACAAGAGAGAG ATGTATAAGCGGAGCTGTGACAACATGTCAGCGAGGTCGTCGGACAGCGACATGAGTGACGTGTCGGCCATTTCACGGGCCAGCAGCGCATCCCGTCTCAGCAGTGGCAGCTACATGTCCGTTCAGTCGGAGCGGCCACACGGACACGTCAG AACCCTTATTGCATGCCTCCGGTCTTGCCTCCGGTCTTGCCTCCGATGCGTGGGTCCCGTGTCTTCGCCTGATCCCCTTCAACCCAACGCTCCTCATCTTAGCCCCCGGGGGCACGGAGAGGAGAGGCCCGCCCACTGTCTTCCCTTCCCTGCCGCCGGTGCCCCTGTCCCTGGGGAGGAGAGTGTAGCATGTGGCAAGGGGGCTGGAGGGTGTGAAGAGAGTGTATTCAGACAGTCCGGCAGTATCCTGACTCCGTCAGAGAGCACAGGCACCCGCCTGCTCCTCCACAGATCCAGAGGGCTCCAGAGGGCTTTGCATTGCTGTTGCCTGAAAGAAAATGAATACAGATGCTAA
- the rims1b gene encoding regulating synaptic membrane exocytosis 1b isoform X10, which yields MAVRYKNRTLHQQFESYKKQVERIGVETKQPQTSHKDDAPTCGICHKTKFADGCGHLCSYCQTKFCARCGGRVALRSNNVMWVCNLCRKQQEILIKSGEWFSSGPRPRPLSLGAPATRPEADVERKPRPRSQIPVVTNFSAPNDPQAPSSGPAERVRAAGTMPASRARSEPPREKRRPVSLHEQNGKVVIRGDRRLGPGRQPSQAAEDQAPGGRWDARRLEKGHSHEYIHHKNDPAHSDQRRRQEEEERERQRREEEYQTRYRSDPNLARYPVKPQKEEQEMRMHAKVSKMRQERHHSDLAINEVGLAQDGGDAPGNRLGRRSAAGEDGKTLLENHRAYSIDRTVGGSGSGGHGHLHKPRMGPTGPPDLRDGQDWSSKGHLEPKSVTLLHKTKREKAAESFRKDSSLSSDQSECLRPPPPRAYRPKRGLNKRQMSISSSEEEGGSTPEYTSCEDVEIESMSEKGEWDCHPLDPTVWHHPVTWQPSKEGDHLIGRITLSKRSAMPQEAGSLLGLKVVGGKMTETGRLGAFITKVKKGSLADVVGHLRAGDEVLQWNGKALPGATKKEVYNIILESQSAPQVEIVVSRPIGDTPRIPEKSHPPLESTGSSSIDESQKMDRPSISVMSPTSPGILRDLPQVLPGQLSVKLWYDKVGHQLIVNVLQAIDLPTRPDGRPRNAYVKMYFLPDRSDKSKRRTKTVKKSTEPKWNQTFLYSHVHRRDFRERMLEITVWDQPRAQEEESDFLGEILIELETALLDDQAHWYKLQSHDVSSLPLPQPSPCLPRRHVHGDSPSKKLQRSHRIIETDYDDAITIVSQAAERSSRERERSSTLAVPERQAALQHRSRSVSPHREDQCRARSRPAHVPMQRSLDEIHQKQHLSHSPTPYYSSSQEARSGDSDYDYSEESEVLEVHRSIRGGSAECLHTNSDLQPTLDRVRSASTTCLRPDTSFHSSERRSGSLDRPACPKANKKVVARDRIQPTSILRGSRWRTDALLQPFVPSGPAGSCPSSLRSLDRAHLHGGPFSPTGSPLSVRRGRQLPQLPAKSSSVEQALAVEERTRQFSHIRVSPHRPGTVSSAHDQQMELKNKREMYKRSCDNMSARSSDSDMSDVSAISRASSASRLSSGSYMSVQSERPHGHVSRHLRASMGRGMLKSMSGDITGTERTDGSQSDTALGTVGGGAKKRRSSLNARFVAIVGSRRSRSTSQISQTEASNKKSKGSGSIQRSQETGMAVELQRNMSRQPSRESNNGSMASYNSEGSPIFPAVRVETQFSDFLDGLGPAQLVGRQTLATPSVGDIQIGMVNKKGQLEVEVIRARGLVQKPGSKSLPAPYVKVYLLHNGAYVAKKKTKIARKTLDPLYQQTLQFEESPQGKVLQVIVWGDYGRMDHKSFMGVAQILLEELDLASNVIGWYKLFPPSSLVDPTLASLTRRASQSSLDGSPGPGAVRS from the exons AGTTCGAGAGCTATAAGAAGCAGGTGGAGCGGATTGGGGTGGAGACCAAACAGCCCCAGACCTCCCACAAGGACGATGCCCCCACCTGCGGGATCTGCCACAAGACCAAGTTCGCCGACGGCTGCGGGCACCTCTGCTCCTACTGCCAGACCAAGTTCTGCGCCCGCTGCGGGGGACGGGTGGCTCTGCGCTCCAACAAC GTGATGTGGGTATGCAACCTGTGCAGAAAGCAGCAGGAGATCCTCATTAAGTCGGGGGAATGGTTCTCATCAGGCCCCAGACCCAGGCCACTCAGCCTGGGCGCCCCTGCCACCCGTCCTGAGGCCGACGTGGAGAGGAAGCCACGTCCTAGGTCACAGATCCCTGTCGTCACCAACTTCTCTGCTCCCAACGACCCCCAGGCACCCAGCAGTGGGCCTGCTGAACGGGTCAGGGCAGCGGGCACCATGCCGGCCTCACGAGCCCGCAGTGAACCTCCACGAGAGAA GAGGAGGCCAGTGTCTCTACATGAACAGAATGGCAAGGTTGTCATCCGAGGTGACAGAAGGTTGGGGCCAGGCAGGCAACCTTCTCAGGCTGCAGAAGACCAAGCGCCAGGGGGGAGATGGGATGCCAGACGTCTTGAGAAAGGCCATTCACACGAGTACATCCACCATAAGAATGACCCAGCCCACTCCGACCAGAGGAGGaggcaggaggaagaggagcgggaGCGCCAGCGGCGGGAGGAAGAGTACCAGACGCGCTACCGCAGCGACCCGAACTTGGCGCGCTACCCCGTCAAGCCTCAAAAGGAGGAACAAGAGATGCGCATGCACGCCAAAGTTTCTAAAATGAGGCAGGAGCGTCACCACAGCGACCTGGCCATCAACGAGGTGGGCCTAGCTCAAGATGGAGGCGACGCTCCAGGGAACAGACTGGGTAGGAGATCAGCAGCTGGTGAAGACGGCAAGACACTTTTAGAAAACCACCGGGCTTACTCTATAGACAGGACCGTGGGGGGCAGTGGCAGTGGGGGACATGGACACCTTCACAAGCCTCGCATGGGCCCCACAGGCCCTCCAGACCTCAGGGACGGACAGGACTGGAGCTCCAAGGGCCACCTGGAGCCCAAGTCAGTGACTTTACTGCACAAGACCAAGCGGGAGAAGGCGGCCGAGAGCTTCCGGAAGGACTCCTCCCTCAGCTCTGACCAGTCAGAGTGTCTACGACCCCCTCCTCCGAGGGCTTACAGGCCCAAGCGAGGTCTCAACAAGAGGCAGATGTCCATTAGCAGCTCAGAGGAGGAGGGCGGCTCTACACCCGAGTACACCAGCtgtgaagatgttgagattgaAAGCATGAGCGAGAAAG GTGAATGGGACTGCCATCCTCTGGACCCCACTGTGTGGCAT CATCCAGTCACCTGGCAGCCATCCAAAGAGGGTGATCACCTGATCGGCCGCATCACCCTGAGCAAGCGCTCGGCTATGCCCCAAGAAGCAGGCTCCCTGCTGGGATTAAAG GTGGTTGGCGGGAAAatgacagagacagggagactggGAGCTTTCATCACCAAAGTGAAGAAAGGAAGCCTAGCAGACGTTGTTGGCCACTTACGAGCAG GTGATGAGGTGCTGCAGTGGAATGGGAAGGCATTGCCTGGAGCCACCAAGAAAGAAGTGTACAACATCATTTTAGAGTCACAGTCTGCGCCTCAAGTTGAAATCGTTGTTTCAAGACCAATTGG AGACACACCAAGAATTCCTGAGAAGTCACATCCTCCTCTCGAATCTA CTGGATCCAGTTCTATAGATGAGTCTCAGAAGATGGACCGTCCTTCCATCTCTGTAATGTCCCCAACGAGTCCCGGAATATTGCGAGACCTTCCTCAGGTCCTACCTGGTCAACTTTCT GTGAAATTGTGGTATGACAAGGTTGGCCATCAGCTTATTGTCAACGTCTTACAAGCCATAGACCTGCCCACCCGCCCAGACGGCCGACCACGGAACGCTTACGTTAAAATGTACTTCCTTCCTGACAGGAG TGACAAGAGCAAACGGAGGACTAAGACAGTGAAGAAGAGCACGGAACCCAAGTGGAACCAGACGTTCCTGTACTCACACGTCCACCGCCGGGACTTCAGAGAGCGCATGCTGGAGATCACCGTCTGGGACCAGCCCCGGGCACAAGAGGAGGAAAGTGACTTCcttggagag ATCCTGATCGAGCTGGAGACGGCCCTGCTGGACGACCAGGCACACTGGTACAAGCTGCAGTCCCACGACGTCTCCTCGCTGCCCCTGCCTCAGCCGTCCCCCTGTCTGCCCCGCAGACATGTGCACGGAGACAGCCCCAGCAAGAAGCTCCAGA GATCTCACCGCATCATTGAGACTGATTATGATGATGCAATTACGATAGTCTCCCAAG CGGCAGAGCGGAGctccagggagagggagaggagcagCACCCTGGCGGTGCCTGAGAGGCAGGCGGCTCTACAGCACCGCTCACGTTCCGTCTCACCACACCGGGAGGACCAGTGCAGAGCCCGCTCACGCCCGGCACACGTGCCCATGCAGAG GAGTCTGGATGAAATTCACCAGAAGCAGCACTTGTCCCACTCCCCCACACCCTACTACAGCTCCTCACAGGAAGCACGTTCTGGAGACTCGGACTACGACTACTCTGAGGAGAG TGAGGTTCTGGAGGTGCACAGGTCAATCCGGGGTGGGAGTGCTGAGTGCCTGCACACaaacag TGATCTTCAGCCAACATTGGACCGAGTCAGGAGTGCCAGTACCACCTGCTTGAGGCCAGACACCAGTTTCCACTCTTCTGAAAG GAGGTCAGGCAGTTTGGACAGGCCTGCCTGTCCAAAAGCGAATAAGAAAGTTGTGGCCCGTGACAG GATCCAGCCCACCTCCATCCTGCGGGGCAGCAGGTGGAGGACAGATGCGCTACTCCAACCCTTTGTTCCCAGTGGCCCGGCGGGCTCCTGCCCCAGCTCCCTGCGCTCTCTGGACAG GGCACATCTGCACGGTGGCCCTTTCTCTCCCACGGGGTCTCCCTTGTCTGTACGCAGGGGCAGACAGTTACCCCAGCTCCCTGCGAAGAGCAGCAGTGTAGAGCAAG cTCTAGCTGTAGAGGAGCGGACTCGTCAGTTCAGTCATATCCGAGTCTCCCCTCATCGTCCGGGCACCGTCAGCTCGGCCCACGACCAACAGATGGAGCTGAAGAACAAGAGAGAG ATGTATAAGCGGAGCTGTGACAACATGTCAGCGAGGTCGTCGGACAGCGACATGAGTGACGTGTCGGCCATTTCACGGGCCAGCAGCGCATCCCGTCTCAGCAGTGGCAGCTACATGTCCGTTCAGTCGGAGCGGCCACACGGACACGTCAG CCGGCATTTGCGGGCGTCGATGGGCCGGGGTATGCTGAAGAGCATGAGCGGTGACATCACTGGGACAGAGCGCACGGACGGCAGCCAATCAGACACGGCGCTGGGCACGGTGGGCGGCGGCGCCAAGAAGAGACGTTCCAGCCTGAACGCCCGCTTCGTGGCCATCGTGGGCAGCCGACGCAGCCGCAGCACGTCTCAGATCAGCCAGACAG AGGCGTCCAATAAGAAGTCAAAGGGAAGCGGGTCGATCCAGCGGAGCCAAGAAACGGGGATGGCCGTGGAGCTGCAGCGCAACATGAGCAGACAGCCCAGCCGCGAGTCCAACAACGGCAGCATGGCCAGCTACAACTCTGAGGGAAG TCCGATCTTCCCAGCTGTGAGAGTGGAGACTCAGTTCAGCGACTTCCTGGACGGACTTGGTCCCGCCCAGCTGGTTGGCCGACAAACCTTGGCCACGCCCTCTGTCG GAGACATTCAGATTGGTATGGTGAACAAGAAAGGCCAGCTAGAGGTGGAGGTGATCCGCGCCCGGGGACTGGTTCAGAAACCCGGCTCAAAATCGCTTCCTG CTCCCTATGTTAAGGTGTATCTGCTGCACAACGGGGCATATGTAGCCAAAAAGAAGACCAAGATTGCACGGAAAACACTCGACCCCCTGTATCAGCAAACCCTGCAGTTTGAAGAGAGTCCACAGGGTAAAGTGTTGCAG GTAATTGTCTGGGGAGACTATGGGCGAATGGACCACAAATCGTTCATGGGAGTAGCACAGATCCTATTGGAGGAGCTGGACCTGGCCagcaatgtgattggctggtaCAAACTTTTTCCACCCTCCTCCTTAGTGGACCCTACGCTTGCCTCATTGACTCGACGTGCTTCCCAGTCGTCTCTGGATGGTTCCCCGGGTCCAGGGGCAGTTCGGTCATAG